The Caldisericota bacterium DNA segment AAACGTTGTATGTACCGGGAAGAAGATCTGTAAATGAATAGTTTCCATTGCCATCCGTTATTTCGGTCTTTATTATTGCTCCAGTCGAATCCTTAAGATTTATCGTCCAACCGGAAAGTCCAGGTTCGCCTGTATCTTTTACTCCATTGTTATCAATGTCGTTAAACTTCATACCGGAGATGGAATAGCCCTCCACAACTATAGTTGGCCCAGTAGTATAATCATTGTAATGAAAGTTCTCTCCCGAATCTTTAGTTTGATCATATATAAATGAACCCAATGAAGTACTTCCTAAAGCAATAGCTTTAAATGTCCAGGTAGATGTCATAGGGTTGCCACCTGCGTTGTGCAAAAGTAAGTCATTAGAAGAAGAACTATCATACGTGGTTGAAACTCCTATGGGTTGTACTATTGTTGGGTCATATCCGACTATTGGCACTTCTATATGCGGATAATTGAAAGTGGACGTGGTTGATATAACGGTTACAGTAAATATTTGGTCTATTTTTGGTAAAGGGGTGGAAGGAGTTATCGAGTCAACTGAATTTCTATTCTGAGAGATGAGCTTTTTAACAATAAGTGTGCCAGATATGGTTGCTGAACTAACATTTGTTCCTGAAACTGTTACAGTATAATCTTTGGTTGTATAGTAAGCTAAATCAGTTCTTTGTACATCAACAAGAAAGAAAACATCTATTGCCGAGCCTACATCAATTGTATTAATAGTCTTTGGACCTAGATCGGTTGAAGTTATGAATGCACTACCACTACCCAAGATTAATTGCGCAGCAACATTAGTAGCTGTTTCACCACCTGTATTTGCTATATGAACCTGTATGAGAAATTGATTTGGTCCATCGGCAACTTTGTTGCTGTCAAGTCCTATTATGTCCCAGGAACCTTTTGTGAGCTCTAACGTAGTAGTAGCACTAACTGCATAAATTCTTGATAACCCTACAAAACCAAGGTTAAAGACAAGTAAAAAAACTAATAAAAAAAGTGATAGAGTAAATAACCACCCTTTCTTTGTTTTCATATGTTCCTCCTTTTTTTGCAAAAAAAGGAGGACCGGTTTTGCCATTGACTCAGCTTAGGTTAAGGCAACCAATAATTCTCACCTAAACGTCAAAGTCTTCCCCCAATAAATATTGTAAAATTAGTATACATAATATTTTTGAGCTTGTCAAGGGACAAAAAACCTATAAAACCACAAATTCATCTAAAATGCCCAGTATCTGTCAACATTTATTATAATTTATAAAATTTTTTTAATTTTTACAAAAACTAAATTTTATTATCTCTCTGGCGTCAAAATGTAGTTTATATTGTTTTTATCGCTTATTTCTATAGAATAAAAAGATGAACAAAAAAATAAATGCATTAAAACTGTTTGGCATCTTTTTTTACATTGGTCTGTTTACACTCGGTGGCGGCTATGCAATGATACCCATTATGAAACAAAAACTTGCAGCAAAAAACAGATATATCAGCGAAGATGATTTTATTGAAGTGCTCGCAGTATCGCAGATAACCCCGGGCCCTATAGCAATTAATATGGCAACATTTATCGGATATAAGGAGTTGGGTATATTGGGCTCAATAATAGCAACCCTGGGAGTGATTCTCCCTTCTCTTATAATTATTCTGCTCCTTTCAATATATTTTACAGGAATAACTAGTAACACCACTGTACTTAAATTCTTTTCAGGAATTTTAACAGGAATTGTAGCGGAAATTGTATACGTCACAATTGATATCACAAAAAAAATAAAGATAGATTTTTTTAACCTATCAATACTTACTCTCTCCTTAGTAGAAATTTTTATAATAAAATTGAATCCAATATATGTAATCCTTGTAGGTGGTGGCTTAGGGATTTTATTTAAAACAAGGGAATTTAAAAATGTTTCTTCTTAAAGTATATCTGGAATTCTTTAAAATTGGCGCATTTACATTTGGTGGAGGACAAGCAATGATTCCCATCCTGCAAAGAGAACTTGTAACAAATCTTCACTGGATTACAATAAAAGATTTTTTGAATTTTGTTTCCGTTGCAGAAATTACTCCAGGCCCTATATCGATCAACATTGCAACGTTTATAGGATACAGAGTCCACGGGGTGTTAGGCGCCATTATCAGCACAGCAGGCGTTGCTTCTCCTTCGTTTATACTTATTCTGCTTATTGCAACAGCAATGAAAAAATTGCAAACACATCCTGTGTATCGTGCTTTTATGGCAGGCATAAAACCCGTAATAATAGCTCTTTTGATAAGTACAGCATATATTATTGCAAGTCGCGGCTTCCATAACAACATGCTTCCATATGTCTTTTCGATAATTGCTTTTATTGTGCTTATTAAGTTTAGACTAAATGCATCTCTTCTTTTATTGATAATGGGTGCTACAGGAATTTTCCTATTGTAATTTCATAGTAATTCTCAAAACGATTATAGTAAATTACATCTTGCTACCCCACAACAAAGAAAAAACTATTAGTGCCATTTTGCGTAAGCACTACTTAAGTGAATAATAAATTTTGAAAAAAATAATAAATATAATTATAATAATTATAGGAGGTGGTTGTATGATTTTTATAGGTTTTAGAAGGCAAATAGGAAGAGTAGATGTAAGAAGCGTAGTCAAATACACAGAAGAGGAAAAGGAAAGATATGCAGAGATATACTTTCTGCATACCAAACCACTCCATCCTACTGTTCAAGAACTTATAGAAAAAGCCGGATTTAAGGAAATTAAAACAACGAACTTCAAAAAAGAAATTGCTAAACTAAAAGAAAAGGATAAAGTGGAAGTATTTGATCTAAACGAGTTTGGAGAAAGAAGATTTTCAAAGGATATATGTTAAAATTTTTAAAATTTATTGTTTTGTAGAAAACTAAATAAGATATCGGAGAACAAAAAGGCTCGCCGTACGGCGAGCCTTTACGCATTACAATCAAAATAGGGATTATCCGATTTCTTCTTTTGCCTCTTTTTCTTCCTTACTTGTATGTGCGATGCTTATAGCAATAATTGCCTCAATAACAAGCCATACCATCAAGATAAATACTATAACGCCGATAACAAGCAACAAAGTATTATGCGATGCTGTAAAGCTTTTAATATTCAACACCATTGCCCAGGCAGTCATAATAACCATAAAGACCATCGGGATAGCAGTGACAACAGAAGGTAATTTCTTTCTTATAAGATATACTGTTGCAGCAAGTAGCACAAGCCCTGCAAGCAGCTGGTTCACTGTGCCGAACAAAGGCCAGAGTACCAATGCACCTTTTCCACCCGGTGATGCAAGAGTAAGAAGATATGCAGTGAAAACTGCTAAGAACGTGGCAATCCATTTATTCTTCATCCAATTCCATTTGAGGCCTTTGCCCCATTCCTGGAATACGTACCTCTGTGCACGTGTTGCAGTATCAAGTGAAGTGCCTGCAAAACTTACAACAAATACGCCCATAATGGTTGTCATAAGTCCAACCATATATTTACTCTGCCCAAATACATATGACATCATATTAACAGAACCTTCAACAAAAGCGCCTATCTTTGCACCAAGTCCTGCTGCTGCAGCCCAAGTAGCATAGTGTTTACCCCATGCAGCCACACCTTCAGAAACATTCGCATGTCTTGCACCTAAACCTGCTGCTACTGCCAATAAAACAATCATAGCAAGCATTCCTTCAGCGATCATTCCGCCATATCCTACCAGTTGTGAATCTGTTTCCTTATCTATCTGTTTAGAAGATGTTCCGGAGCCAACAAGCGAGTGAAAGCCTGAAATTGCACCACAAGCAATTGTTACAAATAGGAGGGGCCACATTGGTGGAGCACCTTCCGGATGTAAGTTTATCACAGGTGCAACAAACGAAAGATGCGTCGGTGCGCGGAACAGTGCAATAAGTCCACCAAGTGTAACAAGGCCCATTGCTACAAGCAACTCGTGTGAGTTAATATAATCTCTCGGCTGAAGTAGTGTTTGCACTGGAAGAGTAGAAGCAAAATAAATATAAATCATCATAATAACAATCCAGATCTGTAAAGCATGGGCACCGGGTATCGTTATTGGGATAAGTACGCCTATTGCAATAGTAATATACATCAAAGCTAGTGCCAACCAAGACCAGGTATGTAAGTTCTTTCCTTTTTTAAATACCATGTATGAAAGCATTACTGAAATAGGAATTTGCATCCATATAGGAAACACTGCAGAGGGATACATATTGAAGAGAAGTCCCATAATTAGTGCAAAAATTGCAATAACAATCCACAATTCAAAGAAGATGACAAAAAAGAATAGTACTTTTGCACGAGGCCCAATAATTTTACCTGTAATTTCACCAATTGAATGGCCTTCATTTCTCATCGATATAACTAATGCCGAGAAATCATGAACTGCACCTGCAAAAACCGTTCCTAATGTAATCCAAAGCAACGCTGGTAACCAACCCCAGATAACTGCGATTGCAGGACCAACAATAGGGCCTGTTCCTGCAATAGAAGTATAATGGTGTCCCCAGAGAACCCATCTGTTTGTCGGCACATAATCCACACCGTCTTCCATTGTATGAGCAGGTGTGGGATTCTTGTCGTTCAGTTTAAAGACTTTTGCAATAAAACCACCATAACCTTTATACATAAGTAAAAACCAGATTATAGCGATAACAAACAATACATAAGCCATAAATTACCCTCCTTTTTGATTAAGCATTTCAAAAATTCTCTTTGTAACTTGTAAAACAACAACCACATTTTGCTACTTACTTCTCAATATGCTTGCCATTTACACCAAAAATGCCAGCATCATCTTACTGACGTTCAACTAATCTTTACTACCTTATCACCTCCTTTTTATAACAAAAATAGCCATTATACTTCCTATTTTATAATTTTACCTACGACAAAAGCAAAAGTCAATAATTTTGCCATAAGCGCAGAAAAATGATACATAAGAGCGAAAAAATCGAAGTTAACTGCGGAAAATTTTTTCTCGAAATTCCTTTTCCCTGTGAGATGATAGAGGAATTCTATCACCGTTATCCATTTCGATAAGGTATTTACCTTTAAACCATGGAATAATTTTCTTAACCTTATTCATATTAATTAAATAACCCTTATGCGCTCTAAAAAAATCATCTTTTTTAAGTTTATCTTCTGCCAATTGAAGTGTAAGACTCTTGCAACGCATATCATGTTCATCTGTCTTTGCAAAAATCTTTTCTTTTTTCGAATAAAGATAAAGAATATCCTGAGGTTTCAAAAGAAAAAGCTCATTTTTTATTTCCCCAATAATAAAATCTAAAGAAGGTTTTTTCTTATCTTTCATCTTATTCCTTATTCTATTTATCATACAAACAAACCGTTTTTCTTTGATTGGTTTTACGATGTAATCAAGCGCATTTAGTTCAAATGCTTTTACTGCATAACCAGAATAAGCTGTAATAAAAACAAGAAGAGGAGCATCTTTCACATTTTGAAGTGTCTCTGCAAGCTGTATGCCGTTAAATCCTGGCATATCAATATCAAAAAATACAACATCGGGAACTTTCGATAATATTGCATTGAGTGCATTAAACGCATTATCACACTCGTCAACAACCTCAAAATCTTTGAAGTGCCCTAAAAGAATTTTTATTTCTTCCCTTGCGGGCTTTTCGTCGTCAACGACAATTGTTCGAATAACCATTTTTTCACTCCTTCCACTGGTATACCAATAACAACCTTTGTGCCTTTACCAGGAGAACTTCTAATTTTGAACTGATAATTGTTTCCGTAGAGATTTTTCATCCGATCAATAACATTTCTTATTCCAATTGATTCATCGGCTCCATACTGGATTATTTCATTGATTTTATCCTTTGAAATTCCCTTGCCTGTATCTTCAATAACAATGTATAACATATTGAGCCTCATATAAGCAGATACAGTAATCTTGAGTTTTTTCACAAAAGAGGAAAAACCATGTTTCACGGCATTTTCTACAATCGGCTGCACGATAAGAGAAGGAATTTTTATTTTGAGTGCCTCTGGGGTTATATTAAACTCGGTAGCAAGTTTATCCCCAAAGCGTTCTTTTTCAATTTTTAGATATGAACGCACAAGCCGTATTTCATCA contains these protein-coding regions:
- a CDS encoding SdrD B-like domain-containing protein, whose translation is MKTKKGWLFTLSLFLLVFLLVFNLGFVGLSRIYAVSATTTLELTKGSWDIIGLDSNKVADGPNQFLIQVHIANTGGETATNVAAQLILGSGSAFITSTDLGPKTINTIDVGSAIDVFFLVDVQRTDLAYYTTKDYTVTVSGTNVSSATISGTLIVKKLISQNRNSVDSITPSTPLPKIDQIFTVTVISTTSTFNYPHIEVPIVGYDPTIVQPIGVSTTYDSSSSNDLLLHNAGGNPMTSTWTFKAIALGSTSLGSFIYDQTKDSGENFHYNDYTTGPTIVVEGYSISGMKFNDIDNNGVKDTGEPGLSGWTINLKDSTGAIIKTEITDGNGNYSFTDLLPGTYNVSEVAQPGWTQTYPASGYYDVTISDADATDINFGNTITTDADIYVYKICHDITPGDIGVLAYTITVGNYGPSDALNFVLTDTLPAGLSNATYAVDGGSQVSWTGSHSFGTIASGVSHIVTIYADVSSSLTTIDPNTAIVTSDTPDAQVANNSDTCTNTITTDADIYVYKICHDITPGDIGVLAYTITVGNYGPSDALN
- a CDS encoding chromate transporter: MNKKINALKLFGIFFYIGLFTLGGGYAMIPIMKQKLAAKNRYISEDDFIEVLAVSQITPGPIAINMATFIGYKELGILGSIIATLGVILPSLIIILLLSIYFTGITSNTTVLKFFSGILTGIVAEIVYVTIDITKKIKIDFFNLSILTLSLVEIFIIKLNPIYVILVGGGLGILFKTREFKNVSS
- a CDS encoding chromate transporter; this encodes MFLLKVYLEFFKIGAFTFGGGQAMIPILQRELVTNLHWITIKDFLNFVSVAEITPGPISINIATFIGYRVHGVLGAIISTAGVASPSFILILLIATAMKKLQTHPVYRAFMAGIKPVIIALLISTAYIIASRGFHNNMLPYVFSIIAFIVLIKFRLNASLLLLIMGATGIFLL
- a CDS encoding carbon starvation protein A — encoded protein: MAYVLFVIAIIWFLLMYKGYGGFIAKVFKLNDKNPTPAHTMEDGVDYVPTNRWVLWGHHYTSIAGTGPIVGPAIAVIWGWLPALLWITLGTVFAGAVHDFSALVISMRNEGHSIGEITGKIIGPRAKVLFFFVIFFELWIVIAIFALIMGLLFNMYPSAVFPIWMQIPISVMLSYMVFKKGKNLHTWSWLALALMYITIAIGVLIPITIPGAHALQIWIVIMMIYIYFASTLPVQTLLQPRDYINSHELLVAMGLVTLGGLIALFRAPTHLSFVAPVINLHPEGAPPMWPLLFVTIACGAISGFHSLVGSGTSSKQIDKETDSQLVGYGGMIAEGMLAMIVLLAVAAGLGARHANVSEGVAAWGKHYATWAAAAGLGAKIGAFVEGSVNMMSYVFGQSKYMVGLMTTIMGVFVVSFAGTSLDTATRAQRYVFQEWGKGLKWNWMKNKWIATFLAVFTAYLLTLASPGGKGALVLWPLFGTVNQLLAGLVLLAATVYLIRKKLPSVVTAIPMVFMVIMTAWAMVLNIKSFTASHNTLLLVIGVIVFILMVWLVIEAIIAISIAHTSKEEKEAKEEIG
- a CDS encoding LytTR family DNA-binding domain-containing protein — encoded protein: MVIRTIVVDDEKPAREEIKILLGHFKDFEVVDECDNAFNALNAILSKVPDVVFFDIDMPGFNGIQLAETLQNVKDAPLLVFITAYSGYAVKAFELNALDYIVKPIKEKRFVCMINRIRNKMKDKKKPSLDFIIGEIKNELFLLKPQDILYLYSKKEKIFAKTDEHDMRCKSLTLQLAEDKLKKDDFFRAHKGYLINMNKVKKIIPWFKGKYLIEMDNGDRIPLSSHREKEFREKIFRS